A stretch of the Clostridium fungisolvens genome encodes the following:
- a CDS encoding histidine phosphatase family protein has product MSEKKIGKVTLYLMRHGQTILNKAERVQGWCDGVLTKEGTEVAVNVGLGVSDIKFKAVYSSDLGRATKTAKIVIKENRASDTLELREVEGLREVYFGKFEGELERVKFNAILNYLNVSSFEEAIEKYDFQKEYVNSIAALDETKEAEDHDTALKRIMEALKEICLQNSSDSDENVLVVSHGGIIRLVISYLDNSFDLRHMENSSISKIVYKDGNFTVESVNDTSYCEKGKAMKRVIS; this is encoded by the coding sequence ATGAGCGAGAAGAAAATAGGAAAAGTTACTTTATATCTAATGAGACACGGACAAACTATTTTAAACAAGGCTGAAAGAGTGCAAGGTTGGTGTGATGGAGTACTTACAAAAGAAGGAACAGAAGTTGCTGTAAATGTTGGACTTGGGGTAAGTGATATTAAATTTAAGGCAGTTTATAGCAGTGACCTAGGTAGAGCTACAAAAACTGCAAAGATTGTAATCAAGGAAAACAGAGCCAGTGATACTTTAGAATTAAGAGAAGTGGAAGGATTAAGAGAAGTATACTTCGGAAAGTTTGAAGGAGAACTTGAACGAGTTAAGTTCAATGCTATTCTTAATTACCTTAATGTAAGTTCCTTTGAAGAAGCAATAGAAAAATATGATTTTCAAAAGGAGTATGTAAATTCCATTGCTGCTTTAGATGAAACAAAGGAAGCAGAAGATCATGACACAGCATTAAAAAGAATTATGGAAGCTTTAAAAGAGATATGCCTACAAAATTCTAGTGATAGTGATGAAAATGTGCTTGTAGTATCTCATGGAGGGATAATTAGACTAGTTATAAGTTATTTGGATAATAGCTTTGATTTAAGACATATGGAAAATTCAAGTATATCAAAGATAGTATACAAAGATGGGAATTTTACAGTTGAATCTGTAAATGATACTAGCTATTGTGAAAAAGGTAAAGCTATGAAGCGTGTAATTAGCTAA